One window of the Peptacetobacter hiranonis genome contains the following:
- the msrA gene encoding peptide-methionine (S)-S-oxide reductase MsrA — translation MIKKATFAGGCFWCMVKPFSKYDGILEVISGYTGGETENPTYKEVCGGTTGHYEAIEITYDDSLIDYADILDVFWKQIDPTDSNGQFVDRGPQYRPAIFVHDEEQRKIAEQSKKELDESKRFDRPISVEIIDATTFYNAEPEHQNYYKKQPKHYNMYYKNSGRYNFVKAFWDGSRPDRDELKEKLTDIQFEVTQNDMTECPFENDYFNNFEEGIYVDVVGGEVLFSSKDKFESGCGWPAFSKPVENNSLSERTDFSMGMLRTEVRSRVSNSHLGHVFDDGPEELGGLRYCINSASLKFIPKEDMEKEGYGEYLKIFE, via the coding sequence ATGATAAAAAAAGCTACATTTGCAGGAGGATGTTTTTGGTGTATGGTCAAACCATTCTCTAAATATGATGGAATACTTGAGGTTATTTCTGGATACACTGGTGGTGAAACAGAAAACCCTACATACAAAGAAGTGTGCGGCGGAACTACAGGACATTACGAAGCTATTGAAATAACTTATGATGATTCTCTAATAGATTATGCTGACATATTAGATGTGTTCTGGAAACAGATAGATCCAACTGATTCTAATGGTCAGTTTGTCGACAGAGGTCCTCAGTACAGACCAGCTATATTTGTTCACGATGAAGAACAGAGAAAAATAGCTGAACAGTCTAAAAAAGAATTAGATGAAAGCAAAAGATTTGATAGACCTATATCAGTTGAAATAATTGATGCTACTACATTCTACAATGCAGAACCAGAGCATCAGAATTACTACAAAAAACAGCCTAAACATTATAATATGTACTACAAAAATTCTGGAAGATACAATTTCGTTAAGGCGTTTTGGGATGGAAGTAGACCTGATAGGGACGAATTAAAAGAAAAACTTACTGATATTCAGTTTGAAGTTACTCAGAATGATATGACTGAGTGTCCATTTGAAAATGACTACTTCAACAACTTTGAAGAAGGAATATATGTAGATGTCGTTGGTGGAGAAGTATTATTCTCTTCTAAAGACAAATTTGAAAGCGGTTGTGGTTGGCCAGCATTCTCTAAACCTGTAGAAAACAACTCTCTATCAGAAAGAACTGACTTCTCTATGGGAATGCTTAGAACTGAGGTAAGAAGTAGAGTATCAAACTCTCACTTAGGACACGTATTTGATGACGGTCCAGAAGAGCTTGGAGGACTTAGATACTGCATAAACTCTGCATCACTTAAATTCATACCTAAAGAAGATATGGAAAAAGAAGGCTACGGAGAATATTTAAAAATATTTGAATAA
- a CDS encoding MFS transporter translates to METIRVIKKLNRNMKMFLIVNLIECFVMGVFNTFVGIYLKEIGYGEHFVGYVLSINTLVIAFGSVFSAYLLEKIGRRYSFMLGFLFTAAGSIGIIFVHSKILILLMSVAVGFGLSVRATEEGMFITENTPEENRVAVFSLSYVIYNLGYVLATFLGGVISSYMAHVVDSKTAVQIIFVISTFMSLIAIIPIALMKDPKNHVPRDMKGCFKAYKNIMKKNVIAFMIYYGIIGVGAGLVVPFFSIYLKYSMNISDAVVGSILSISQFGCIVGGMVIPFLVSRMGRARTVIFCQLISIPFLLSIMFPQGLIMLTIAFFMRNGLMNMATPVMQNLEMDLIEEDERTNLSSLAAVIQNLSRAVGITAGGFIMEHISYNAPYFVTVVLYVIGVLIFRSIYKSDLIGKK, encoded by the coding sequence ATGGAAACTATAAGAGTAATAAAAAAGCTAAATAGAAATATGAAAATGTTCTTGATTGTAAATCTGATTGAATGTTTTGTTATGGGAGTTTTCAATACATTTGTCGGAATATATCTGAAAGAAATTGGGTATGGAGAACATTTTGTAGGATATGTATTATCCATAAATACGTTGGTTATTGCGTTTGGCTCTGTTTTTAGTGCATATCTATTGGAAAAAATAGGTAGAAGATACAGTTTTATGCTAGGATTTTTATTTACTGCAGCTGGTAGTATAGGAATTATCTTTGTTCATAGCAAGATACTGATACTTCTTATGTCTGTTGCTGTAGGGTTTGGTCTTAGTGTAAGGGCGACTGAAGAGGGAATGTTTATAACCGAAAATACTCCTGAGGAAAATAGGGTTGCTGTTTTCAGCCTTAGTTATGTAATCTACAACTTAGGATATGTTTTGGCTACATTTTTAGGTGGAGTAATTTCATCTTATATGGCTCACGTTGTCGATTCAAAAACAGCAGTTCAGATAATTTTCGTAATATCTACATTTATGTCTTTAATAGCGATAATTCCTATAGCGCTTATGAAAGATCCTAAAAACCATGTTCCTAGAGATATGAAGGGATGTTTTAAGGCTTATAAGAATATAATGAAGAAAAATGTAATAGCATTTATGATTTATTACGGAATTATTGGAGTTGGAGCAGGTCTTGTTGTTCCATTCTTCAGTATATATCTAAAATACAGTATGAATATAAGTGATGCCGTTGTAGGTAGTATTTTATCTATATCCCAGTTTGGATGTATCGTCGGTGGTATGGTTATACCATTTTTAGTATCGAGAATGGGAAGAGCCAGAACGGTTATATTCTGCCAGCTTATATCAATACCGTTTCTACTATCAATAATGTTCCCTCAAGGGCTTATAATGCTTACAATAGCTTTCTTTATGAGAAATGGTCTTATGAATATGGCTACACCTGTTATGCAAAATCTTGAGATGGACCTTATTGAAGAGGATGAAAGAACAAACTTAAGTAGCTTGGCTGCAGTTATTCAAAATCTTAGTAGAGCAGTGGGAATAACTGCTGGTGGATTCATAATGGAGCATATTTCATATAATGCACCATATTTTGTAACTGTTGTACTGTATGTGATAGGAGTACTAATATTTAGAAGTATTTATAAAAGTGATTTAATAGGAAAGAAATAA
- a CDS encoding MalY/PatB family protein, whose product MGKYNFDEYVERRNTNCTKWDNLDKTFPRAKKDSIPMWIADMDFAVADPIIESVHRVADRKVFGYSTRETDEFYNAVLGWYKRRFDWELDRESIMFCGGVVPAVALLIRLLTEEGNGVIIQRPVYYPFTNKIKENNRKVVNNPLIYKNGKYTMNFEDLEEKAADPNNKLMILCSPHNPVGRVWTEEELKKVVEICKKHDVFIIADEIHNDLVRKGHKHINLQKLCPEYKEHIVTCLAASKTFNLAGMQMSNIIINTPELREAWLKEVPKSGAQHNPNPFSIEAVIAAYNESEDWLDELIEYLDSNAKYVEEFVKENLPKVKVTPLEGTYLMWLDFNEYGISADELETIMLEEAGLIFDEGTMFGEEGSGFERINIACPRCILEECMKRIHESFKDR is encoded by the coding sequence ATGGGAAAATATAATTTTGACGAATATGTAGAAAGAAGAAATACAAACTGTACAAAATGGGACAATCTTGATAAGACTTTCCCAAGAGCTAAAAAAGACTCTATACCTATGTGGATAGCAGATATGGACTTTGCTGTTGCGGATCCTATAATTGAATCAGTACATAGAGTAGCAGATAGAAAAGTATTTGGATATAGCACAAGAGAAACAGATGAATTTTATAACGCTGTTTTAGGTTGGTACAAGAGAAGATTCGATTGGGAATTAGACAGAGAATCTATAATGTTCTGTGGAGGAGTAGTTCCTGCAGTAGCACTTTTAATAAGATTATTAACTGAAGAAGGAAATGGTGTAATTATACAGAGACCAGTTTACTACCCATTCACAAATAAGATAAAAGAGAACAATAGAAAAGTTGTAAACAACCCTCTTATATACAAAAATGGTAAATACACTATGAACTTTGAAGATTTAGAAGAAAAAGCAGCAGATCCTAATAATAAATTAATGATACTTTGCTCACCTCACAACCCAGTAGGTAGAGTATGGACTGAAGAAGAGCTTAAAAAAGTTGTTGAAATATGTAAAAAACATGATGTCTTTATAATAGCTGACGAAATACACAATGATTTAGTAAGAAAAGGACATAAACACATAAATCTACAGAAATTATGCCCAGAATATAAAGAACACATAGTTACTTGTCTAGCAGCTAGTAAGACATTCAACCTTGCTGGTATGCAGATGTCAAATATAATAATAAACACTCCAGAGCTTAGAGAAGCTTGGTTAAAAGAAGTTCCAAAGAGTGGAGCACAGCACAATCCTAACCCATTCTCAATAGAAGCAGTAATCGCTGCATACAATGAAAGTGAAGATTGGTTAGATGAATTAATAGAATACTTAGATTCAAATGCTAAATATGTAGAAGAATTCGTTAAAGAAAACCTTCCAAAAGTTAAAGTAACTCCATTAGAAGGAACATACTTAATGTGGTTAGACTTCAATGAATATGGAATAAGTGCTGACGAATTAGAAACAATAATGCTTGAAGAAGCTGGATTAATATTCGACGAAGGTACAATGTTCGGTGAAGAAGGAAGCGGATTTGAAAGAATAAACATAGCTTGCCCAAGATGTATATTAGAAGAATGTATGAAGAGAATACACGAATCTTTTAAAGATAGATAA